In Pedobacter sp. WC2423, the following are encoded in one genomic region:
- a CDS encoding DUF4254 domain-containing protein, with amino-acid sequence MEFINCAIDFDQQENQIGTLANTVYIRTIADYHIKDDPNSLIKNVFHPESVSALLYSKCWIDTIQWHLEDEIRRIDLDPQQCLLIKRRIDKSNQDRTNIVEVIDDYFLRQYSKVKPLENAKINTESPAWALDRLSILALKIYHMQAELDRNDTSAEHAAACSLKLETLLEQRVDLCKSINELHHDITIGAKRMKVYRQIKMYNDPNLNPVLYNSKVNS; translated from the coding sequence ATGGAATTTATTAATTGCGCCATTGATTTCGATCAACAGGAAAATCAAATAGGCACTTTGGCGAATACAGTATATATCCGGACAATAGCGGATTATCATATCAAGGATGATCCCAATTCCTTAATTAAAAATGTCTTTCATCCGGAATCTGTTTCTGCCTTATTGTATTCTAAATGCTGGATAGATACTATACAATGGCATTTGGAAGATGAAATCAGGAGGATTGATCTTGATCCTCAACAATGTCTGCTTATAAAGCGCAGAATTGATAAGTCTAACCAGGACAGAACTAATATCGTAGAAGTAATAGATGATTATTTTCTTCGTCAATACAGCAAGGTTAAACCTCTGGAAAACGCAAAGATAAATACAGAAAGTCCGGCCTGGGCATTGGATCGCCTCTCGATACTTGCGCTGAAAATATATCATATGCAGGCTGAGCTAGACAGAAATGATACGTCTGCTGAACATGCTGCAGCATGTTCACTTAAACTGGAGACTTTATTGGAACAACGGGTAGATCTTTGCAAGAGTATTAATGAGCTCCATCACGATATAACAATAGGTGCAAAACGAATGAAAGTATACAGGCAGATAAAAATGTACAATGATCCTAATCTTAATCCCGTACTTTATAATTCAAAAGTGAACTCTTAA
- a CDS encoding glycosyltransferase family 9 protein: MKAYRIIIAGGLGDVLLTTPTIKALKEAAPDRKIVLYCMNERQQGIFKNNPHVDRVTSISFFRNPISFIKYFMKWEPFHTDFYAALMPAIFCDQNAKDLIAGLHHLELKDNKVQLFLSEKEEHMARTFMAQYRNPILMHITSKTSKNQEWEVENWEALVRSMPEYTFLQLGVAAEKKINNAVDLRDKVSFRDTLALIKYARSFVGVNSSFSHATNAFDIPGVVLFGPARPEIWGHINNINLYKPVRCSPCLELLFHSPCPYDKLCMRSISVEEVRTALLKQLS; this comes from the coding sequence ATGAAAGCTTATCGAATTATTATAGCAGGAGGGTTAGGTGATGTATTATTGACCACGCCGACTATTAAAGCGTTGAAAGAAGCAGCGCCCGACCGTAAAATTGTTTTGTACTGCATGAATGAACGTCAGCAGGGGATATTTAAGAATAATCCTCATGTAGATCGTGTAACAAGTATTTCATTCTTTAGAAACCCCATTTCTTTTATAAAATATTTTATGAAATGGGAACCCTTTCACACTGATTTTTACGCCGCATTGATGCCAGCTATTTTTTGTGATCAAAATGCTAAAGACCTGATAGCAGGGTTACATCATCTGGAGTTGAAAGACAATAAGGTACAGCTCTTTTTATCAGAAAAGGAAGAGCATATGGCCAGAACATTTATGGCGCAGTATAGGAATCCTATATTGATGCATATTACATCTAAAACCTCTAAAAACCAGGAATGGGAAGTGGAGAACTGGGAGGCGCTGGTTAGATCGATGCCAGAATATACATTTCTCCAGTTGGGCGTAGCGGCAGAAAAAAAGATAAATAATGCCGTAGATTTAAGGGATAAAGTCTCATTCAGAGATACCCTGGCATTAATTAAATACGCAAGAAGTTTTGTAGGGGTTAATTCTTCTTTTTCTCATGCAACCAACGCGTTTGATATACCTGGGGTTGTCTTATTTGGTCCTGCCAGGCCTGAGATATGGGGACATATCAATAATATCAATTTATATAAACCAGTACGTTGCTCTCCATGCCTGGAATTGTTGTTTCATTCTCCATGTCCTTATGATAAACTTTGTATGCGTTCTATCTCTGTTGAGGAAGTCCGCACAGCCTTGTTAAAGCAGTTATCCTGA
- a CDS encoding alpha/beta fold hydrolase — MKYTFFAIFFLSFIRLYGQETFVRSDNFSGIDMKGVNAEWGHLTVPENWENNKGNKVVLAVTILKSAIKPAKGGIVFIAGGPGGNAVKSIKKWLNNPVHQSHDIILVDMRGSGLSAPQLCPDLGKSFMKVLGDDATRQEDIKARVAITDGCKIALLKRNIDINAYHSTSMAYDLHALKKALGYDKWGVYGVSYGTRIALEYVKHFPEDVKELVMDSPVIPFAGLYDHNTSNFTRALNVFFKKYKADKSMVEAYGDIEQLFYSTVDDLDKHPWTFNVSKKIHPSGKFSLNAQDFLLAVQQGIYERKFFELLPAIIKQFHERNEGMVLQLIGSLKNHLNLDYGTYYCVLCQETLPVNSVEAFKKDASSAKGFLAGGLPFYEGDYAVCASWGHGKVPVVDSAKINANFPTLILSGEFDPVIPPESGRILGEMLPHSTVILCANQGHVPGFTKCGTELINAFLNHQKVDGKCYAEDPVKFTKALKISKGIAKMAGDIRKPGLALVPLIIGLLSLLLGLIKVVSGRQASLIYWLSGISIVLTLLTFLGFVYAINLTASSNIYILALGLPGQYAFLFILPYLIAALILCMLILLCRKENRKYLFAWFVVLGLSISIAYCFYWHLFY, encoded by the coding sequence ATGAAATACACATTTTTTGCTATTTTTTTCTTGTCGTTTATACGCTTGTACGGGCAGGAAACCTTTGTACGATCTGATAATTTTTCTGGTATTGATATGAAAGGTGTCAATGCAGAATGGGGCCATCTTACTGTTCCCGAAAATTGGGAAAATAACAAGGGTAATAAGGTTGTTTTAGCGGTAACCATCCTTAAAAGCGCTATTAAACCCGCAAAGGGCGGGATTGTGTTTATTGCGGGAGGGCCGGGGGGCAATGCTGTGAAATCTATAAAAAAGTGGCTGAATAATCCAGTGCATCAGTCGCACGATATTATTCTTGTTGATATGCGGGGTTCAGGATTATCTGCACCGCAATTGTGTCCTGACCTGGGTAAGTCATTTATGAAGGTTTTAGGGGACGATGCTACCAGGCAGGAGGACATCAAAGCAAGAGTGGCAATTACAGATGGTTGTAAAATTGCGCTGCTTAAGCGGAATATAGATATCAATGCATACCATAGTACAAGTATGGCTTATGACCTGCATGCCTTAAAGAAAGCATTAGGCTATGATAAATGGGGAGTGTACGGCGTTTCTTATGGAACAAGAATCGCATTGGAGTATGTGAAGCATTTTCCTGAAGATGTGAAAGAATTGGTGATGGATTCGCCGGTGATACCGTTTGCAGGATTGTATGACCATAATACAAGCAATTTTACAAGGGCGCTGAATGTCTTTTTTAAAAAATATAAGGCTGATAAATCCATGGTAGAGGCTTATGGAGATATAGAACAATTATTTTACAGTACAGTGGATGACCTGGACAAACACCCATGGACTTTTAATGTCTCAAAAAAGATCCATCCATCAGGAAAGTTCAGCTTGAATGCTCAGGATTTTTTGCTTGCTGTGCAACAGGGGATTTATGAACGCAAATTTTTTGAGCTACTGCCGGCCATCATTAAACAGTTTCATGAAAGAAATGAAGGAATGGTGCTCCAATTAATAGGATCTTTGAAGAACCATCTGAACCTGGATTATGGCACTTATTATTGCGTATTATGCCAGGAGACACTACCAGTAAATTCAGTGGAAGCATTTAAGAAAGATGCCTCATCTGCTAAAGGCTTTCTTGCCGGTGGTTTACCTTTTTATGAGGGTGATTATGCTGTTTGTGCGAGTTGGGGACATGGTAAAGTACCAGTGGTGGATTCTGCAAAGATCAACGCCAATTTTCCAACACTAATATTATCAGGAGAGTTTGATCCTGTTATTCCACCTGAGAGTGGACGGATTCTGGGGGAAATGTTACCTCATAGTACAGTGATTTTATGTGCCAATCAAGGACATGTACCTGGTTTTACCAAATGTGGCACTGAATTAATTAACGCATTTCTAAATCACCAGAAGGTTGATGGTAAGTGTTATGCTGAAGATCCGGTGAAGTTTACCAAAGCGCTAAAGATAAGTAAAGGCATAGCGAAGATGGCAGGTGATATCAGAAAACCGGGATTAGCATTAGTTCCACTGATTATCGGTTTGTTAAGTCTGTTGTTGGGACTGATAAAGGTTGTTTCAGGGCGGCAGGCTTCTTTGATTTATTGGTTAAGCGGCATATCCATCGTGTTAACATTGCTTACATTTTTGGGTTTTGTTTATGCTATCAACTTAACGGCTTCTTCCAATATTTATATACTGGCGCTGGGCTTACCAGGACAATATGCTTTCCTGTTTATCCTCCCATATCTTATCGCTGCACTAATCTTATGTATGTTAATCTTGTTATGCCGAAAGGAGAACAGGAAATATTTATTTGCATGGTTTGTTGTGCTGGGTTTGTCCATTTCCATCGCATACTGCTTTTATTGGCATTTATTCTATTAA
- a CDS encoding amino acid adenylation domain-containing protein, with protein MTPFTLPQQDVYYEQLLHSDKPIYNIGAKILIKGPLSFILMEKAYKCLIEQHDNFRSVITESGFYVLPHYEGKLEFADFSLTADADEKANDYMQASFMQPFDLFADKPLHRFCLVKVSDSFHYLFSVYHHIITDGWGTSLLFQRLVRNYNELKEFGEVQSTYPFKYTDYVADDVSYEQGELYGKDREYWLNRFAVLPEVLIPEAAIPASKRMELLVPRALYNQLGGASFHTILGVLYTYLGRFYGNNDFAIGLPVLNRDKAIFKKTAGLFMGVSALRMELEPEETFEQFVGRIKRQLRQDYRHQRFPLGKLVRELGMHKLFSVTLSYEKHNYADTFKDTLTKVLPLTHGAERVPLAIYIREFNPEEDVKIDFDYNVSCFNTAAIERLIRHFEYLLRKVVAQPDILLKNLNCIPEWQYQDRMATYPSEQTVVELIERQAAFFPEADAVRDADFCYTYTALKHASDGIAAYLLTVLEGDGPVAVLMDRSANLVVLLLGVLKSGRAYIPLDPTFPASRLSYIIEDSKATTLIHQAPYEKIGGTHVNALRVEHIFDEIAAVEPNVKITPGSAAYIIYTSGSTGNPKGVEITHRSLVNFLLSMQREPGIRQGDLLFAVTTYSFDISILEFFLPLISGAVTYIADSKTLSDPVELIAQLVVLDPDIIQATPGFYQLLFNAGWQGSRHLKVLCGGDMLSGALADRLLATSLELWNMYGPTETTIWSGIKRIWSANDAKNIGRPINNTSFYILDPWLHPLPVGAEGEIYIGGSGLARGYYRNEVLTRERFIDRAGIRLYKTGDTGKWNEDGEIILTGRKDDQVKIRGYRIELGEIEKKFVALPGIDEAIIVARKDVDQDAYLIGFVKTSVQGFSAQEVIDKLRKSLPDYMIPKMIVALEAFPITPNKKIDRKALSQYNLSQFVTHGVIEHPADDVSVALSGLWQEILKTDIIAMDSNFFSLGGHSIKAMQLVKSVNEYFHIQLGLKDIFEYPFISEQVKRIKDAVKEVFMPIPQCELAATYDIAVVQQLLWLACQQPQVSVTYNMYAAFELTDDIDSIINGLQSLINTHEILRTNFIEIEGIPKQLIRSAQTLRFQQIEVLDTDEADIFIADMVHTAFDLENDLLLRVCLVKVNRGPEILVFVTHHLIMDGWSLELFVKGLRTVHQPAIQYKDYAAWSHRQPDQQTAHAYWLKQLRGYQPVQSFKTDRTVRSFKGAKIDFSMDSRLQQLANTFGCSLFTVVLASVQALIYTNTGQSDCCIGIPVAGRKHPDVQHLLGMFVNTLAFRNQVEGSFKTLCLQTKSLLAASLEYDSYPLHQLLNEIPFDVMIAWQVQETDLLPWKKYPVVHRVSRLPITFSFLELTTGLSCEVEYDTGLYQESTILLMISNYQQLLEEIISNPLILISDIHMESILEKRMKQNGTTIDFNF; from the coding sequence TTGACTCCATTTACCTTACCTCAGCAAGATGTTTATTATGAACAGTTATTGCATTCTGATAAACCTATTTATAATATAGGTGCGAAAATATTAATTAAAGGGCCACTTAGCTTTATCCTTATGGAGAAGGCTTATAAGTGCCTTATTGAACAGCATGATAACTTTCGAAGTGTGATTACCGAGAGCGGTTTTTATGTTTTGCCCCATTATGAAGGGAAGCTTGAGTTTGCAGATTTTTCATTGACTGCTGATGCAGACGAAAAAGCTAATGACTATATGCAGGCATCCTTTATGCAGCCCTTTGATTTGTTTGCAGATAAACCTTTACACAGATTTTGTTTAGTCAAAGTGAGTGACTCTTTTCACTATCTGTTTTCTGTTTATCATCATATTATTACGGATGGCTGGGGAACCTCGTTGTTATTTCAAAGGTTGGTCAGGAACTATAACGAGCTGAAAGAATTTGGGGAGGTACAAAGTACTTACCCATTTAAATATACTGACTATGTTGCGGATGATGTAAGTTATGAGCAGGGAGAACTGTATGGAAAAGACAGGGAATACTGGCTAAACAGGTTTGCTGTATTGCCCGAAGTGCTGATACCCGAAGCAGCAATACCTGCAAGTAAGCGTATGGAACTCCTGGTGCCGCGCGCATTGTATAATCAATTAGGAGGGGCATCTTTTCACACTATACTGGGTGTATTGTATACCTACCTGGGCAGATTTTATGGCAACAACGATTTTGCTATCGGGTTGCCTGTGCTTAACAGGGATAAGGCCATTTTTAAAAAAACAGCGGGACTATTTATGGGTGTTTCTGCTTTACGTATGGAATTGGAACCTGAAGAGACATTTGAGCAGTTTGTGGGGAGAATAAAAAGGCAATTGAGACAAGACTATCGGCATCAGCGCTTTCCTTTAGGAAAACTGGTGAGAGAGTTGGGGATGCATAAACTATTTAGTGTTACGTTATCTTATGAGAAGCATAATTATGCCGATACATTTAAAGATACCCTGACAAAGGTGCTGCCTTTGACACATGGGGCTGAGCGCGTACCACTAGCAATTTATATTAGAGAGTTTAATCCCGAAGAGGATGTGAAAATTGATTTTGATTATAATGTAAGCTGTTTTAACACGGCTGCTATTGAACGTTTAATCAGACACTTTGAGTATTTACTGCGTAAAGTTGTTGCTCAACCCGACATTTTACTGAAAAATTTAAACTGTATCCCTGAATGGCAATATCAGGATCGTATGGCTACTTATCCTTCGGAGCAAACAGTTGTTGAGCTTATTGAACGGCAAGCAGCCTTTTTTCCTGAAGCAGATGCTGTGCGTGATGCAGATTTTTGTTATACTTATACAGCACTAAAACATGCTTCTGATGGTATTGCAGCTTATCTGTTAACTGTGCTGGAAGGAGATGGGCCTGTCGCTGTATTGATGGATCGTTCTGCTAATCTGGTCGTGCTATTACTGGGCGTGCTGAAATCGGGGCGGGCATATATTCCGCTGGATCCGACTTTTCCGGCTTCTCGTCTAAGCTATATTATTGAGGATAGTAAGGCAACCACGCTGATTCATCAGGCACCTTATGAAAAAATTGGTGGAACGCATGTAAATGCGCTAAGGGTGGAGCATATTTTTGATGAGATTGCAGCGGTTGAACCTAATGTTAAGATTACACCTGGTTCTGCAGCATATATTATTTATACTTCTGGTTCAACCGGAAATCCGAAGGGTGTAGAGATTACGCATCGTTCGCTGGTAAACTTCCTGTTGAGTATGCAGCGTGAACCGGGTATCCGGCAAGGTGATTTGCTCTTTGCTGTAACCACCTATTCTTTTGATATTTCTATACTGGAATTCTTTTTGCCATTGATCAGCGGTGCGGTAACCTACATAGCGGATAGTAAAACATTGTCAGATCCGGTGGAACTGATCGCTCAATTGGTAGTACTGGATCCTGATATCATACAGGCGACGCCGGGTTTTTACCAGTTATTATTTAATGCAGGCTGGCAGGGAAGCAGGCATTTAAAGGTGTTGTGCGGTGGAGATATGCTAAGTGGTGCTCTGGCTGACAGGTTATTAGCCACTTCTCTGGAATTATGGAACATGTATGGGCCTACAGAAACTACCATATGGTCTGGAATAAAGCGAATATGGAGTGCGAACGATGCGAAAAATATAGGCAGGCCGATTAACAATACGTCATTCTATATTCTTGATCCCTGGTTACATCCTTTACCTGTAGGCGCTGAAGGCGAAATTTATATAGGCGGAAGCGGACTTGCCCGGGGATATTACAGAAATGAGGTATTGACCAGGGAGCGATTTATTGATAGGGCTGGCATCCGTCTTTATAAAACTGGTGATACAGGAAAGTGGAATGAAGATGGGGAAATCATTTTGACCGGCAGAAAAGACGATCAGGTGAAAATACGTGGGTACCGGATAGAGCTTGGGGAGATTGAGAAAAAATTTGTCGCGCTGCCCGGGATAGATGAGGCTATAATAGTTGCCAGGAAGGATGTTGACCAGGACGCTTACCTGATTGGTTTTGTGAAAACAAGTGTACAGGGTTTTTCTGCGCAGGAAGTGATTGATAAATTACGGAAGAGTTTACCTGATTACATGATCCCGAAGATGATTGTGGCACTTGAAGCATTCCCTATAACCCCTAATAAAAAGATAGATAGGAAAGCATTGAGTCAGTATAATTTGTCGCAATTTGTTACACATGGTGTGATAGAACATCCAGCAGACGATGTATCTGTGGCGCTGAGTGGTTTGTGGCAGGAAATATTGAAAACTGACATTATAGCTATGGACAGTAATTTCTTTTCTTTAGGTGGTCATTCTATTAAAGCCATGCAGCTTGTGAAGTCTGTGAATGAATACTTCCATATTCAATTGGGTCTTAAAGATATTTTTGAGTATCCTTTTATCAGCGAGCAGGTGAAAAGGATCAAAGATGCTGTAAAGGAGGTATTTATGCCTATTCCACAGTGTGAATTAGCGGCAACTTATGATATCGCTGTTGTACAACAGCTATTGTGGCTGGCTTGTCAACAACCGCAGGTATCTGTTACTTATAACATGTATGCTGCATTTGAGCTGACAGATGATATTGACTCCATTATAAATGGTTTACAGTCGCTAATTAATACCCATGAGATTTTACGTACTAATTTTATTGAAATTGAAGGAATACCTAAACAGCTGATTCGTTCAGCACAGACATTGAGGTTTCAACAAATTGAAGTATTGGACACTGATGAGGCTGATATATTTATTGCAGACATGGTGCATACCGCTTTTGATCTGGAAAATGATTTGTTGCTGAGGGTTTGTTTGGTGAAGGTAAATAGAGGACCAGAAATATTGGTGTTTGTGACGCACCATCTGATTATGGATGGTTGGTCATTGGAGCTGTTTGTGAAAGGGTTAAGGACAGTTCATCAACCCGCTATACAGTATAAAGATTATGCAGCATGGAGCCATCGTCAACCTGATCAGCAAACAGCGCATGCGTATTGGTTAAAGCAGTTGCGGGGATACCAGCCAGTGCAGAGTTTTAAGACCGACAGGACGGTTCGTTCTTTTAAAGGGGCAAAGATTGATTTTTCTATGGATAGTCGTTTGCAGCAGCTGGCCAATACATTTGGCTGTTCTTTATTTACTGTAGTACTGGCATCTGTTCAGGCATTGATATATACCAATACAGGGCAATCTGACTGCTGTATTGGTATTCCGGTTGCCGGTCGTAAACATCCTGATGTACAACATTTGCTCGGGATGTTCGTGAATACACTGGCATTTAGGAATCAGGTAGAAGGTTCATTTAAAACATTGTGCCTGCAAACTAAATCCTTACTTGCAGCAAGTTTGGAATATGACTCTTACCCGCTGCATCAGCTGTTAAACGAGATTCCTTTTGATGTAATGATAGCCTGGCAAGTGCAGGAAACGGATCTTTTACCATGGAAAAAATATCCTGTTGTGCATCGGGTTAGCCGTTTACCTATTACATTCTCTTTCCTGGAACTTACAACTGGTTTATCTTGTGAAGTGGAGTATGATACCGGTTTATATCAGGAAAGCACTATACTATTAATGATATCAAATTATCAGCAACTGCTGGAGGAGATAATCAGTAACCCCTTAATACTTATCAGTGATATCCATATGGAATCAATCTTGGAGAAAAGAATGAAACAGAATGGAACTACTATCGATTTTAATTTTTAA
- a CDS encoding cyclic peptide export ABC transporter: protein MFKITWKNIVFLCLIAIPNTLFTFGILYIINGIIAGKNLFYADYIGQLFFLIVVLSFGLNMFLQRKIIAFTFNAIYENELKIFSSLQQTSLRQLEAIGSERIYGIVEDVRLFAYLPSIMSGTISSLISLLICLIYYFILSFTAAMIVVSMIALMAMGYVIYNKRLFKRVQLLRKLNDLYFKVVDDILKGFKELKLSKVKSINLFDKFLGNNRKEVRDVEIGIVNKYLVLNLFSQYGLYLLLGVVLFLLPFFHLLNRESVISFVVILLFIIGPITNLIGMQNFYTRSYVANKRVTAFLEDLKELPVETAGVAELFDEEVEELRFEDITYQHQSDDFDSSFVMGPINLTVRKGETIFIIGGNGSGKSTFINCLTGLYRPSGGSIYLNGKKVTNDGRYYKDKISAIFTDNHLFSRNYENYTLKENKEYNRLLEIMKLDTVVLDDREESARRKFSKGQGKRMAMIFALLEDSPILVLDEWAADQDPYFRKYFYEKLLPQLKAEGKTIIAVTHDDAYFKCADRILKFDYGKIVRDFNGMPQEGELLWEL from the coding sequence ATGTTTAAAATTACCTGGAAAAACATTGTTTTTCTCTGTCTTATTGCTATACCCAATACTTTATTCACATTTGGTATTTTGTATATCATCAATGGTATCATAGCAGGCAAGAATCTTTTTTATGCAGATTATATCGGACAACTGTTCTTCCTTATAGTCGTATTGTCCTTTGGCTTGAATATGTTCTTACAGCGTAAAATAATTGCGTTTACTTTTAACGCTATTTACGAGAATGAGCTAAAGATCTTTTCGTCATTGCAGCAGACCAGCCTGCGGCAACTGGAGGCTATAGGGTCAGAACGGATTTATGGAATTGTAGAGGATGTACGTCTGTTTGCATATCTGCCCAGCATTATGTCTGGAACCATCAGTTCGCTTATTTCATTGTTGATTTGCCTGATCTATTATTTTATACTTTCATTTACTGCGGCTATGATCGTTGTATCGATGATTGCCTTGATGGCAATGGGATATGTTATTTATAACAAGCGGTTATTTAAAAGGGTACAGTTATTACGAAAGCTGAATGACCTATACTTTAAAGTAGTTGATGATATATTAAAGGGGTTTAAGGAGTTGAAACTAAGTAAGGTTAAGAGTATTAATCTGTTTGATAAATTTTTAGGGAACAATAGAAAGGAAGTAAGAGATGTAGAGATCGGGATTGTCAACAAGTACCTGGTATTGAATCTGTTCAGCCAATATGGCTTATATCTGTTATTAGGTGTCGTGCTGTTCTTATTACCATTTTTTCATTTATTGAACAGGGAGTCTGTTATTTCCTTTGTGGTCATCTTATTATTTATAATCGGGCCTATCACTAACCTCATAGGAATGCAAAATTTTTATACGCGGAGCTATGTAGCTAATAAACGCGTAACTGCATTTCTTGAGGATTTAAAGGAGCTGCCCGTAGAGACAGCGGGAGTAGCTGAACTGTTTGACGAAGAGGTAGAAGAATTAAGGTTTGAGGACATCACCTATCAGCATCAATCGGATGATTTTGATAGCTCATTTGTAATGGGCCCCATTAACCTGACTGTCAGGAAAGGTGAAACGATCTTTATTATAGGTGGTAACGGAAGTGGTAAGAGTACCTTCATTAATTGTTTGACCGGGTTGTACAGGCCCTCTGGAGGAAGTATTTATCTGAATGGAAAAAAGGTTACCAATGATGGCAGGTACTATAAGGACAAGATCTCTGCGATTTTTACGGATAATCATTTGTTCTCGCGCAATTATGAGAACTACACTTTGAAAGAAAACAAGGAATACAACCGGCTACTGGAGATTATGAAGCTTGATACGGTGGTATTGGACGATAGGGAAGAATCTGCCAGGCGTAAGTTTTCTAAAGGTCAGGGTAAGCGCATGGCCATGATTTTTGCATTATTGGAAGACAGCCCGATTTTGGTACTTGATGAATGGGCCGCAGATCAGGACCCCTATTTCCGGAAATACTTCTATGAAAAGCTGCTGCCTCAGCTAAAAGCAGAGGGAAAAACGATCATCGCTGTTACCCATGATGACGCCTATTTTAAATGTGCAGACAGGATACTGAAATTTGATTACGGAAAGATTGTTCGTGATTTTAATGGAATGCCACAGGAGGGAGAGCTTCTGTGGGAGTTATAA